From the genome of Brachyhypopomus gauderio isolate BG-103 chromosome 20, BGAUD_0.2, whole genome shotgun sequence, one region includes:
- the cep97 gene encoding centrosomal protein of 97 kDa — protein MATTERDGVPDPFSQMSNYEGPGLVDLSSRGLHKLDPTFCCSLDTHTIVLDHNHIIKLEHLERNTELQQLSVACNRLVRMMGVSKLTSLKVLNLPNNSIGYIEGLKDLMHLEWLNLAGNNIKIIEQLNSCVALQHLDLSDNNISHTGDLSKLFALKTLLLHGNIITTLRSVPCHFPPNLSILSLAENEIRDLNEVSYLAPLYNIEQLSIMSNPCVMSTPSLPGCDYRPYVVSWCLNLKVLDGYVVSQKEGLKAEWLYSQGKGRTFRPGQHVQLVQYLAATCPLTTSPALQSAEDARLERILNKQRQHQRQLLQVGHCVSPSPPRPTQLDVDQHWIDTAKLSEATSETITVHDQPDSTKPVVQVNTWMSNSSSTTLNAKRAPACGEESLVLEDMQTDEEKLHGSLLSSESAFLPVNSAVHSPPSPESEDEELDEPDSLAPPYPARSRTVKAETETSPNLPVIDASPRTNGLDCSAEDRCRYSSSQTDSQTDHLGIIKDQSGLLNGEAVLQNSPEVDTEHTDPHAKVAQCDPGEAAVKIQSWWRGHWTRQHHPQAKEVRCEIRLRRMQDHIVYLTAELERVRRQQEEEKLQRMVQEEAVKFLWKQLQAMLEWQSSVKEQLSCLSPSVISVLSSKCAGPKATVPPLHSELSIPESGFHSPGEQQGALEDSLSSTATGTRSPETVKSAGAACLAGAPVGGDTGDSSLLEQYLSSVQQQEEEEAEGEEGASDKTGTPPCASVHAPYRGSEQTPSSPVVEAERGCPLLKTVM, from the exons ATGGCGACGACTGAGAGAGACGGTGTACCCGATCCTTTCAGTCAAATGTCAAACTACGAAG GTCCTGGTTTAGTTGATCTTTCAAGTCGAGGTCTCCACAAACTGGATCCAACTTTTTGCTGTTCACTGGACACCCACACCATCGTTCTTGACCACAACCACATCATTAAGCTAGAACATCTGGAAAGAAATACAGAACTGCAACAG CTGTCTGTCGCCTGTAACCGTCTTGTTCGCATGATGGGGGTGTCAAAACTCACAAGCTTAAAAGTGTTGAACCTCCCTAACAACAGCATTGGCTACATAGAAGGACTGAAAGACCTGATGCACCTTGAGTGGCTAAACCTGGCAGGGAACAACATAAAG ATCATAGAGCAGCTGAACAGCTGTGTGGCTCTGCAACATCTGGATCTATCTGACAACAACATTTCGCACACAGGCGACCTCTCAAAGCTCTTTGCCTTAAAA ACGCTTCTTCTCCATGGGAACATTATCACAACTCTGCGCAGTGTCCCTTGCCATTTTCCTCCAAACCTCTCCATCCTCTCACTGGCCGAAAATGAGATCCGAGATCTGAACGAG GTTTCCTACTTAGCCCCTCTTTATAACATTGAGCAGCTGTCCATCATGAGCAACCCGTGTGTGATGTCTACACCATCCTTGCCTGGGTGTGATTATCGCCCATATGTTGTGAGCTGGTGCCTTAATCTGAAGGTGCTTGATGGATATGTGGTTTCACAGAAAGAGGG GCTCAAGGCAGAGTGGTTGTATAGCCAGGGCAAAGGTCGGACCTTTCGTCCTGGGCAACATGTGCAGCTGGTCCAGTACCTGGCTGCCACGTGCCCCTTGACCACTAGTCCTGCGCTTCAGTCTGCAGAGGATGCCAGGCTGGAGAGGATCCTCAACAAACAGAG GCAGCACCAGAGACAGCTGCTCCAGGTTGGTCACTGTGTCTCACCGAGTCCTCCTCGCCCAACTCAGCTAGATGTGGATCAGCACTGGATCGATACAGCCAAACTTTCAGAGGCCACAAGTGAAACCATCACTGTCCACGACCAGCCAG ATTCTACCAAACCGGTTGTCCAGGTGAACACCTGGATGAGCAATTCCTCCTCAACGACGCTCAACGCCAAGCGAGCCCCTGCGTGTGGTGAGGAGAGCTTGGTCTTGGAGGACATGCAGACAGATGAGGAGAAGCTCCATGGCAGCCTCCTCTCCTCCGAGTCTGCTTTCCTGCCTGTGAACTCCGCCGTCCACTCCCCGCCGTCCCCAGAGAGCGAAGACGAGGAGCTGGATGAGCCTGATTCGCTAGCCCCTCCGTACCCTGCCCGGTCTCGCACCGTGAAGGCGGAGACAGAAACGAGCCCTAACCTTCCTGTTATCGATGCTTCCCCTCGGACAAATGGACTAGATTGTTCGGCTGAGGATAGGTGTCGGTACTCGTCCTCGCAAACCGACTCACAAACCGACCATTTGGGAATCATCAAGGACCAGAGCGGTCTCCTGAACGGAGAGGCTGTGTTACAGAATAGCCCTGAGGTGGACACTGAGCACACGGATCCACACGCTAAGGTGGCACAGTGCGACCCAGGGGAAGCTGCTGTCAAGATTCAGTCTTGGTGGAGGGGACACTGGACTCGTCAGCACCACCCGCAGGCCAAAGAGGTGCGCTGCGAGATTCGCCTGCGCAGAATGCAGGATCACATAGTCTACCTGACAGCAGAGCTGGAAAG GGTGCGGAGGCAGCAGGAAGAGGAGAAACTACAGAGGATGGTACAGGAAGAGGCTGTGAAGTTCCTCTGGAAACAG CTTCAGGCCATGCTGGAATGGCAGTCTTCTGTGAAGGAGCAGCTCAGCTGTTTGTCCCCCTCTGTAATCTCCGTCCTGAGCTCCAAATGCGCCGGCCCCAAGGCCACAGTTCCCCCTCTGCACAGCGAGCTGTCTATCCCCGAGTCGGGCTTCCATTCCCCCGGTgagcagcagggggcgctggagGACAGCCTGAGCAGTACCGCCACAGGAACCAGATCCCCTGAAACGGTGAAGTCTGCAGGAGCCGCGTGTTTGGCTGGGGCGCCTGTGGGCGGGGACACGGGGGACAGCAGCCTGCTCGAGCAGTACCTCTCGTCAGTGCAGcagcaagaggaagaggaggctgaGGGGGAGGAAGGGGCCTCCGACAAGACGGGGACACCGCCGTGCGCGTCGGTCCACGCTCCATACAGAGGCTCGGAGCAGACACCCTCTTCTCCTGTTGTGGAAGCTGAAAGAGGGTGCCCTCTTTTGAAGACAGTGATGTGA
- the rpl24 gene encoding large ribosomal subunit protein eL24, with amino-acid sequence MKVELCSFSGYKIYPGHGRRYARIDGKVFQFLNAKCESAFLNKRNPRQINWTVLYRRKHKKGQSEEVTKKRTRRAVKFQRAITGASLAEILAKRNQKPEVRKAQREQAIRAAKEAKKAKQASKKVTMQSTKAPAKAAPKQKIAKPMKVNAPRVGGKR; translated from the exons ATGAA GGTTGAGCTGTGCAGTTTCAGTGGGTACAAAATTTATCCCGGCCACGGCCGGCGCTATGCCAGGATCGACGGAAAG GTGTTCCAGTTCCTGAATGCTAAATGCGAGTCTGCTTTCCTGAACAAGAGGAACCCCCGGCAGATCAACTGGACCGTTCTGTACAGACGCAAGCACAAGAAGGGCCAGTCT GAAGAGGTGACGAAGAAACGCACCCGCCGAGCTGTTAAGTTCCAGAGGGCCATCACTGGAGCCTCCCTGGCTGAAATCCTTGCCAAGAGGAACCAGAAACCTGAAGTGCGCAAGGCCCAGAGGGAGCAGGCCATCAG AGCTGCTAAGGAGGCCAAGAAGGCCAAACAGGCAAGCAAGAAGGTCACCATGCAGAGCACAAAG GCTCCTGCCAAGGCTGCACCCAAACAGAAGATCGCCAAGCCTATGAAGGTCAACGCTCCACGTGTTGGTGGCAAACGCTAA